One Rhizoctonia solani chromosome 1, complete sequence DNA window includes the following coding sequences:
- a CDS encoding 2OG-Fe(II) oxygenase family protein: MDTSSRSYKKALRHHLKSQQNKAHEDKPPLSPFRAAEKKYKSRFPPPDLSQVLDLGAAREENVTGEWRGNPNVSGLKMKEVGLKGGGKAYTFESIPGLVLLPFFVAPTAQRSLVTRCLREHARSPNESNLDAHYQVPRSGLWNAWERVVGQREKLADPSFDIEVETKWKDDLPLDAYHPPDTTRTLVENEPGSLGDSQAKLAPMPSSTLPPSTVSQLVPKLRWSNIGLNYHWGTKSYDFERDRVPFPDDIRGVCVDAVQRVDWTGVWEGVADGMEWKDGVDWDIWERTYEPDAGIINFYQPRDTLMGHVDRSEISSTTPLVSISLGNAAIFLIGGLSRDIEPIPILLRSGDVVIMSGPGCRRAYHGVPRILENSTPAYLTELENQDRGDQLISEYIKNARINCNVRQVFPSTQESTEGA, translated from the exons ATGGACACATCCTCACGCTCATACAAAAAGGCCCTCCGACATCACCTCAAATCCCAGCAAAACAAAGCACACGAAGATAAGCCCCCGCTATCTCCGTTCAGAGCCGCGGAGAAAAAATACAAATCGAGATTCCCTCCACCGGATTTGAGCCAGGTTTTAGATTTGGGCGCTGCCAGGGAAGAGAACGTAACTGGAGAGTGGCGAGGGAATCCGAATGTGTCGGGGCTCAAGATGAAAGAGGTTGGATTAAAAGGGGGCGGAAAGGCGTACACGTTTGAGTCCATACCTG GCCTCGTCCTCTTGCCTTTTTTCGTTGCCCCAACCGCCCAGCGATCGCTCGTTACTCGGTGTCTCAGAGAGCACGCGCGCTCCCCCAACGAGTCCAATCTCGATGCACACTACCAAGTCCCTCGGAGCGGACTGTGGAACGCATGGGAGCGGGTTGTGGGCCAGAGAGAAAAGCTGGCGGATCCGAGTTTCGATATAGAGGTTGAAACAAAATGGAAGGACGACTTGCCCTTGGATGCGTATCATCCACCAGACACAACACGAACGCTCGTCGAAAACGAACCGGGCTCGCTCGGGGATTCTCAAGCCAAACTGGCGCCGATGCCATCTTCTACCCTCCCACCCTCCACAGTATCTCAGCTCGTCCCAAAACTCCGCTGGTCAAATATAGGCTTGAATTACCACTGGGGTACCAAGTCGTACGACTTTGAACGAGATAGGGTGCCATTTCCAGACGATATACGAGGGGTTTGTGTGGATGCCGTCCAGAGGGTAGACTGGACGGGCGTTTGGGAGGGTGTTGCAGATGGCATGGAGTGGAAGGATGGAGTGGACTGGGATATCTGGGAACGGACGTACG AACCGGATGCGGGTATCATTAATTTTTATCAGCCTAGA GATACACTTATGGGTCATGTCGATCGTTCCGAAATCTCGTCAACTACGCCACTAGTATCCATTTC ATTGGGCAACGCAGCAATATTCTTAATCGGAGGACTATCTCGAGACATCGAGCCCATTCCAATTTTGCTGCGCTCTGGAGATGTGGTGATTATGAGTGGCCCAGGGTGCCGACGTGCTTATCATG GCGTTCCTCGAATTCTGGAAAACTCGACTCCAGCGTACTTGACTGAGTTGGAGAACCAGGATAGAGGTGACCAATTGATATCCGAGTACATAAAAAACGCGAGGATAAACTGTAACGTTAGACAAGTATTTCCAAGTACCCAAGAGAGTACCGAGGGTGCTTGA